From the Lolium rigidum isolate FL_2022 chromosome 2, APGP_CSIRO_Lrig_0.1, whole genome shotgun sequence genome, one window contains:
- the LOC124687730 gene encoding zinc finger protein CONSTANS-LIKE 5-like, with protein sequence MKTEEKPAVGGGGWGLGGRPCDTCAVHAARLYCRHDGAYLCAGCDARAHGAGSRHARVWLCEVCDHAPAAVTCRADAAALCAACDADIHSANPLAGRHERIPVAPFFGALSDTASPQLLAVPSPASAAAGTTREDDEGSDEAEAASWLLPEPGDSTEDNSAAAAAFFGDADAYLGLDLDFVRSIEDGIKAIGVPVAPSEHDLVAGAIFYPEHSMNHSLSSSEAAVVPDALSAGAAPAPTAPVASKGKDREARLMRYREKRKNRRFSKTIRYASRKAYAETRPRIKGRFAKRNAGADDDDGPFSPASSALLASEGDYGVVPSF encoded by the exons ATGAAGACGGAGGAGAAGCCGGCGGTGGGGGGAGGAGGCTGGGGTCTGGGCGGCCGTCCCTGCGACACTTGCGCAGTCCACGCCGCGCGGCTCTACTGCCGGCACGACGGCGCGTACCTCTGCGCCGGGTGCGACGCGCGCGCGCACGGCGCCGGCTCCCGCCACGCGCGGGTCTGGCTCTGCGAGGTCTGCGACCACGCGCCCGCAGCAGTCACCTgccgcgccgacgccgccgcgctctgcgccgcctgcgacgccgaCATCCACTCCGCCAACCCGCTCGCCGGCAGGCACGAGCGGATCCCCGTCGCGCCCTTCTTCGGCGCGCTCTCCGACACAGCGTCCCCGCAGCTCCTCGCCGTCCCCTCCCcagcctcggccgccgccgggaCGACGCGGGAGGACGACGAAGGGAGCGACGAGGCCGAGGCGGCATCGTGGCTTCTCCCCGAGCCCGGCGATAGCACCGAGGACaacagcgccgccgctgccgcgttCTTCGGCGACGCCGACGCCTACCTCGGCCTCGATCTGGACTTCGTCCGGTCCATCGAGGACGGAATCAAGGCCATCGGGGTGCCGGTCGCGCCGTCCGAGCATGACCTCGTCGCCGGCGCCATCTTCTACCCAGAACACTCCATGAACCACAGC TTGTCTTCGTCGGAGGCAGCAGTGGTGCCGGACGCGCTGTCAGCCGGcgcggcgccggcaccgacggcGCCGGTCGCGAGCAAGGGAAAGGACAGGGAGGCCCGCCTGATGCGGTACCGGGAGAAGCGCAAGAACCGCCGCTTCAGCAAGACCATCCGCTACGCCTCCCGCAAGGCCTACGCCGAGACGCGGCCGCGCATCAAGGGCCGCTTCGCCAAGCGCAACGccggcgccgacgacgacgacgggcccTTCTCGCCCGCCTCGTCGGCGCTCCTGGCGTCGGAAGGAGACTACGGCGTTGTGCCGTCCTTCTGA